Proteins found in one Methylobacterium sp. CB376 genomic segment:
- a CDS encoding DsbA family oxidoreductase has protein sequence MPLTISVFSDVICPWCYVGKRRLERALDQLGMRETTAVEWLPFELNPDMPVEGMERAHYRARKFGVERSAQLDAQMAELGRQEGIHFAFDQMLRTPNTRRAHMLIAFATQHGRAGAVVDGLFRAYFEAGRDVGDPDELLNVGVAAGLDRALVDEALNSEQLAQFVEHVEQQAAHMQVTGVPFFIVHRKWAVSGAQSTEQWIEILSAA, from the coding sequence ATGCCGCTGACCATCTCCGTGTTCTCCGACGTGATCTGCCCCTGGTGCTACGTCGGCAAGCGCCGGCTCGAACGCGCCCTTGACCAACTCGGTATGCGCGAGACCACCGCGGTTGAGTGGCTGCCCTTCGAGCTTAACCCCGACATGCCGGTTGAGGGCATGGAGCGCGCGCATTACCGTGCCCGGAAGTTCGGGGTCGAACGTAGTGCCCAACTCGACGCGCAGATGGCCGAGCTTGGACGGCAGGAAGGCATTCACTTCGCCTTCGATCAGATGCTCCGGACGCCGAACACGCGACGTGCCCACATGCTGATCGCGTTCGCCACGCAGCACGGACGAGCGGGGGCGGTCGTAGACGGCCTGTTCCGCGCCTACTTCGAAGCAGGCCGAGACGTCGGCGACCCTGATGAGCTCCTCAATGTCGGTGTCGCGGCAGGCCTTGATCGTGCCCTCGTCGACGAGGCACTCAACAGCGAGCAACTTGCGCAGTTCGTGGAGCACGTCGAGCAACAAGCGGCCCATATGCAGGTCACCGGCGTGCCGTTCTTCATCGTCCACCGCAAGTGGGCCGTCTCCGGTGCGCAGTCGACCGAGCAATGGATCGAGATCCTCAGCGCTGCGTGA
- a CDS encoding IS630 family transposase, with protein MAYRVPTSLDLSAEERAELESWARRRKTAQGLALRARIVLLAADGLSNTTIAAELATGKHTVGKWRERFASQRTDGLLDEPRSGAPRRIGDDQVAELIDRTLCERPPGASHWSRRSMAKASGVSSTTVGRVWRAFGLQPHRSETFKLSTDPLFAEKVRDIVGLYLAPPARALVLCVDEKSQVQALDRTQPLLPLRPGQAERRTHDYARHGTTSLFAALDVKAGTVIGQCYPRHRASEFRRFLDEIEATVPADLDVHLVLDTSATHKTKLIRDWLAQRPRYHVHFTPTSASWINQVERWFGLLTDRAIRRGVHCSVEELERDIRAFIQATNADPKPFRWVKSADAILASVKRFCLRTIDPETDDAPLPQTSGAGH; from the coding sequence ATGGCCTACCGCGTTCCTACGTCCCTCGATCTGAGCGCAGAGGAGCGAGCCGAGCTTGAGAGCTGGGCTCGCCGCCGCAAGACAGCCCAGGGCCTCGCCCTGCGCGCCAGGATCGTGCTGCTGGCCGCCGACGGGCTGAGTAACACCACCATCGCGGCGGAACTGGCCACCGGCAAACACACGGTCGGCAAGTGGCGCGAGCGGTTCGCCAGCCAGCGCACGGACGGGCTCCTCGACGAGCCTCGCTCAGGAGCACCGCGCCGGATCGGCGACGACCAAGTCGCCGAACTCATCGACCGCACGCTCTGCGAGCGGCCGCCGGGCGCCAGCCACTGGAGCCGGCGCAGCATGGCCAAGGCTAGCGGGGTGTCGAGCACGACGGTCGGGCGTGTGTGGCGGGCGTTCGGGCTCCAGCCGCACCGGTCCGAGACCTTCAAGCTCTCGACCGACCCGCTGTTTGCCGAGAAGGTGCGCGACATCGTCGGGCTCTACCTGGCTCCGCCCGCCCGCGCCCTGGTTCTCTGCGTGGACGAGAAGTCCCAGGTTCAGGCGCTCGACCGCACGCAGCCGCTCCTGCCGCTGCGGCCCGGGCAGGCGGAGCGGCGCACTCACGATTATGCCCGGCACGGCACCACCAGCCTGTTTGCGGCGCTCGACGTGAAGGCCGGGACGGTAATCGGGCAGTGCTACCCGCGTCATCGCGCCAGCGAGTTTCGCCGCTTCCTGGACGAGATCGAGGCGACCGTGCCGGCCGACCTCGACGTGCATCTGGTGCTCGACACCTCGGCGACGCACAAGACCAAGCTTATCCGCGACTGGCTGGCGCAGCGCCCGCGCTACCACGTGCACTTCACGCCGACCTCGGCCTCGTGGATCAACCAGGTCGAGCGGTGGTTCGGCCTGCTCACCGACCGAGCCATCCGGCGTGGGGTGCACTGCTCGGTGGAGGAACTTGAACGCGACATCCGCGCCTTCATCCAGGCCACGAACGCCGACCCCAAGCCGTTCCGCTGGGTGAAGTCGGCCGACGCCATCCTGGCCAGCGTCAAACGCTTCTGCCTGCGAACAATCGACCCTGAAACAGATGATGCGCCTTTGCCGCAAACTTCAGGCGCAGGACACTAG
- a CDS encoding IS5 family transposase (programmed frameshift): MRRFELTDAQWEQIAPLLPPQKPRTGRPAEDHRQVLNGMLWILRTGAPWEDLPARYGPVGTVSSRFYGWRKAGVFDRVLQRLQAQADARGDLDWDLHVVDATVVRAHPHAAGARRSGAIGGEGTVEGVGEALGRSQGGFSTKLHLRAEGGGKPMAAVLTAGERHEQFALDALMDKGAVRRRGRGRPRLRPRRAAGDRGYSSPPARRRLKQRRVEPVIPTRKDQPRQPDFDKAAYRERNRVERLINRLKQYRRIATRYETRAANDLAMVTLGMTMLWLS; this comes from the exons ATGCGACGCTTTGAACTGACCGATGCGCAGTGGGAGCAGATCGCCCCGCTGCTGCCGCCGCAGAAGCCACGCACGGGCCGGCCGGCCGAGGATCACCGGCAAGTCCTCAACGGCATGCTGTGGATCCTGCGCACGGGCGCGCCCTGGGAGGATCTGCCGGCGCGCTACGGCCCTGTCGGAACCGTATCGAGCCGGTTCTATGGCTGGCGCAAGGCGGGCGTGTTCGACCGGGTGCTGCAGCGCCTGCAGGCGCAGGCGGATGCTCGCGGCGACCTCGACTGGGACCTGCACGTCGTGGACGCGACGGTGGTGCGCGCCCACCCGCACGCCGCCGGGGCACGCCGGTCCGGCGCCATC GGGGGTGAGGGGACGGTTGAGGGCGTAGGCGAGGCGCTCGGGCGCAGCCAGGGCGGGTTCTCGACCAAGCTGCATCTGCGCGCCGAGGGCGGAGGCAAGCCGATGGCGGCCGTCCTCACGGCTGGCGAGCGGCACGAGCAGTTCGCGCTGGACGCGCTGATGGACAAGGGCGCCGTGCGGCGCCGGGGACGTGGCCGCCCCCGCCTGCGTCCGCGCCGGGCAGCGGGAGACCGAGGCTACTCCAGCCCACCCGCCCGCCGCCGGCTGAAACAGCGGCGGGTCGAGCCGGTCATCCCGACCCGCAAGGATCAGCCGCGTCAGCCGGACTTCGACAAGGCCGCGTACCGGGAGCGCAACAGGGTCGAGCGGCTGATCAACCGGCTCAAGCAGTATCGCCGCATCGCCACCCGTTACGAGACGCGCGCCGCCAACGACCTCGCCATGGTCACCCTCGGCATGACCATGCTCTGGCTCTCATGA
- a CDS encoding winged helix-turn-helix domain-containing protein: MALWLDFGPFRLDTEMKLLLRDGAPVALGPRAVAVLQALVARAGAPVSKEELFRVAWPDLAVEDSNLTVQIAALRRALAGSEDGARWIETLPRRGYRYVGPVGAAPSMPPVMPRFPDRPSVAVLPLRNLSGDPAEDYFGDGMAEDITAGLSRIKWLFVTARSSGAVYRGREIDPCEAGRALGARYLLLGSLRKETARIRVALRLVESEAGGVVWAEAYDRPLEGVFALQDDIAMSVVGAIEPNLRQAEAERVRRLRPESLDAYDLVLRAQSDVFTGMPAESSRALGLLGRALELEPRYGLAHAFAAMCHHNLFLRAGLSEVDRAASIRHAEKAIAHGRDDALALTFAGFSLAMDAHDRRAGSAAFEAALAVSPSSATTYILGGVVHGWAGDAERAITWGERALRLSPFDPWAFAAYHALALGHLVAGRAEAAAAAAYKGVHANPVHSISHMILAATLARLGSLDTARAAAARVMALQPVFRFSRQLAGVDCAPDLAAALGEALRACGLPE, from the coding sequence ATGGCGCTGTGGCTGGACTTCGGGCCGTTCCGGCTCGACACCGAGATGAAGCTGCTTCTGCGCGACGGCGCGCCCGTGGCCCTCGGCCCGCGTGCGGTTGCGGTGTTGCAGGCGCTGGTAGCGCGCGCCGGCGCGCCCGTCTCGAAGGAGGAGTTGTTCCGCGTCGCTTGGCCGGACCTCGCGGTCGAGGACAGCAACCTCACGGTCCAGATCGCCGCGCTGCGCCGCGCATTAGCCGGTAGCGAGGACGGCGCCCGCTGGATCGAAACCCTGCCGCGACGCGGCTATCGCTATGTCGGGCCAGTTGGCGCCGCCCCGTCCATGCCGCCGGTGATGCCGAGGTTCCCGGACCGGCCCTCGGTCGCGGTTCTCCCCCTGCGCAACCTCAGCGGTGATCCGGCAGAGGACTACTTCGGCGACGGAATGGCGGAGGACATCACCGCCGGTCTATCGCGCATCAAGTGGCTGTTCGTTACCGCCCGTAGCTCCGGCGCAGTCTACCGCGGCCGGGAGATCGATCCGTGCGAAGCCGGGCGCGCGCTCGGGGCGCGCTACCTTCTGCTGGGTAGCCTCCGTAAGGAGACCGCCCGCATCCGGGTCGCCCTCCGGCTGGTGGAGAGCGAGGCTGGTGGTGTTGTCTGGGCCGAGGCCTACGACCGCCCCCTGGAAGGCGTGTTCGCGCTACAGGACGACATCGCGATGTCGGTGGTGGGCGCGATCGAGCCGAACCTCCGGCAGGCCGAGGCCGAGCGCGTTCGGCGCCTCCGCCCTGAGAGCCTCGATGCCTACGACCTCGTGCTGCGTGCGCAGTCCGACGTCTTCACGGGCATGCCGGCCGAGTCGTCGCGTGCCCTCGGACTGCTCGGGCGAGCTCTGGAGCTCGAGCCGCGCTACGGGCTAGCGCACGCCTTCGCGGCGATGTGCCACCACAACCTGTTCCTCCGCGCAGGTCTTTCGGAGGTGGATCGCGCGGCCTCGATCCGGCACGCGGAGAAGGCGATCGCCCACGGGCGCGACGACGCCCTCGCGCTCACATTCGCGGGTTTCTCGCTGGCGATGGACGCGCATGACCGCCGAGCTGGGTCGGCCGCCTTCGAAGCGGCACTCGCGGTCAGCCCGTCCTCTGCCACCACCTACATCCTTGGCGGGGTCGTGCACGGCTGGGCGGGGGATGCGGAGCGGGCCATTACCTGGGGCGAGCGAGCGTTGCGGCTCAGCCCCTTCGATCCCTGGGCCTTCGCCGCCTATCACGCGCTGGCGCTCGGCCACCTCGTCGCAGGTCGAGCTGAGGCCGCGGCGGCCGCGGCCTACAAGGGTGTCCATGCGAACCCGGTGCACAGCATCTCGCACATGATTCTCGCGGCGACGCTGGCGCGGCTTGGCAGTCTCGACACCGCCCGCGCCGCGGCAGCGCGCGTGATGGCGCTCCAGCCGGTGTTCCGGTTTAGCCGTCAGCTGGCAGGCGTGGATTGCGCGCCGGACCTGGCTGCGGCGCTCGGCGAGGCGCTGCGCGCCTGCGGCCTGCCGGAATAA